The DNA window CATTGTCAAAGTTTTCTCTATAGTCAAGGTTTTGTCCTACAATCTGTCCTATACAGAGATCAGATTATATATGAGCATACACCCTAATCGAATGACCAAAAAACATATCTGTTTTGATACTGCATTAATTCTGGTACTAATTAGTAAGCAATACCATAGAAACAGCTAGAAATGTAGACTTCATTAACCAAACACATTCCACTTTGACATAAAACTCAATCTACTCATTCTTAAAACTCACACTATTAAACAACAGAAACAAAGCTAGAGTCATACCTCGGCTCAATCGCGTACAATTTGAACATTCTGCAGGCCGATGAGGCCAACGACATGCTCCAAGAAGATGCAACGCTTATTCAAGGAATCTAACACAGTAACCGTCCAACATAAGCAACACAAAATCAGCCATAAGAAGAAAAATATGGAACAAATTTTTTTCGCTGAGAATCAATACAAATTAATTTTCATCACCTCATTTCCCTCTTTCACCGCCGTCAAATTCATTTTCTGCAAATCCAAAAGCTCGAATTCCAATCCACACCATGTGAATAACAATGAGGATCAAAATACACGGTGAAACCTATAATGAAACCTACAATGAGGCATTAACCTTCACTCTTTCGGCAAAATAATGAATTTCTAGTTTTATTTCCTCCGCGAAATTCCCACTGCTTCCAGATTTTGAGAGATGGGACTGCATCGCACCTTTAAATTTGTCTATTGTCGCTCTGATTTCTTTGTTCCAACTTCTCCTGCTTCCCCACAGCATTCTGTTCGCCATTTCTTCGAACCTCTCAATTTCCTACACTGCCATTCCTACGATTTCTCGAGAAATATTAGAAGATTCTAGACGAGACCTGATCTTGCGCCTGACAGCAGCCAAGTAAGCCAAATTCGTCATTTCCTACTCTCTCTAGAATAAATTGCAGCGGAGGAATTTGAACAGTTCCTGAAACATGGTCTATTCATacgagacagagggagtatatatactcttctgttagtaaaaatgatagtaaAGATGACGATGATAGTCAGGGTGATTTGtttaaaaaaagttttttaCTCTCTATGTCCATACTCTAAGTGAATCaaacatttctaaaaatagaaacatcattctctttatttttttctctagtttactttattctctccacttaattcacaaaataacactacataaaatctaaTGTTGGAATAGAAATGTTCCACTTaaagtgagacggagggagtactagtttattatttttctaagtTTTTGTTCCTATCGGTGAACATCTATATTTAgttaatcaaagttgttgaactatttatttattcaaatcaTATTATTTCTTCCTAATCGATCCTTAGTAGcacatttttctttatttgtatatcttaatCTTCAAAATTGTTAgaactatttatttattcaaattatatgATTTCTTCCTAATTGATCCTTAGTAGcacatttttctttatttgtatatattaatcTTCAAAATTATTAGAACTacttatttattcaaattatatgATTTCTTCCTAATTAATCCTTAGTAGcacatttttctttatttgtatatattaaCCTTCAAAATTATTAGAACTacttatttattcaaattatatgATTTCTTCCTAATTGATCCTTAGTagcatatttttctttatttgtatatcttaatCTAACCAGCTCGTACTCTTTGGCCTTAAAAATCTACTTACCTTAAAATTTATCatcattatttgaaaaatattatgtcCCACACATAGCACTGGCTATAATACTAgtttcatcaaaattttaatggCATGAGACAATTACGAAAGGTACAAAAGTTAAAATTTAATtctctattttaaaaattaatgagtataaccaaaacaataaaaaaatattatttaaatgcaATTTTCCTTTAAATCAAAACTCAAATTTGGATTTTTACTCTACGTGGGCCAAACGAAACGAGTACTTTCTCATACTAACAATCCGGGTGTGGCCTCTCAAAATGGATAACATTGATCACAAACTTTCACTTTCCTGCTATACAAGTTATATAGTAGCATGGCCAAGTTAAGAAAGCATCACATTcctcaatttttataaatagctTACACCAAAAGTTGTTTAATTTATTGGTGTGAGACGAAGCTCACAACATAACTCACATTAAGTTCCGAACTAGAGTTCCAGATCAGACAATATCAAAAGTAGAGAATACAACAAACAttgtaaaaaacaaacataaccTCAAACCATGTCAAATTGCATCAGTGAACTAACAAACAACACATCGGTCTGCAACCGCCGAAAGAAATTGAGCGTCTCCGTTGAACTTTAATCTGCATAGATTAAACACCCATCAGCAGTAAAACTCAATGTATATACAATACATATACTAACAAGCTCATAAACATCCTGCAACAACAATCACACATAGTACCTAGTAAAGATGGATGGTATTTCTCTTAATCAGTTAGGTCCCCTCCCACATCCAGGGCCGATTTGGAGCTTGAACTGAACCCGCTCTTTGGGTCTCCGCTCTTCCTCCTCCCTTTTTACCTCCTCGATCCTCTTGGCTGATTCAACTGCTGATCTGTGAATGCGCTCAATCTCCATAAACTTCAACTTCTGGCCTAACTCAACTGGAATATGTTCTAGTTTGTCACAGTTCTTAAGGACAACAGAGCTAAGACGAGGAAAACTGTCAGTTGAAACCACCCACAAAACTATATCTGCATCTATGATGACCAAGACTAGCAGATTTTCGAAAACGCTAGCAGCAGCATTCCAGGAGGTTCCAGTGAATGCATTCTCTTTCAGCTTCAAGACCTCCAAGCTTTGGATCTCAGCTAATGTGGACATATGCTTCCAATCAAGGAATGTTTTCGACAATGTCAACCTTTTGAGATTTGGAGGGAAGGAACTTGACTGAGGGAGGCGAGGGAGAGGTTCAGAGTCAGTAGGTACATCATTCATCAGCTTCAGCTTTTCAAGAAAACCCAAGTTTTCCATGGACATGTCACTAAAAAGAGTGGCTAGTTTACCACGAATTCCCAATTCAATGAGATTGCAGGCCCTTTCAGAAACCTTTGTTGTGTAAGATTCGGGTGCCAATCTGCTGAGTGTTTGGAGGTTTTCGCCACCTTCACCATTCCATTTTGGGTCCAAGACTATGGCTGCTTTCAACTTGAGATGCCTCAGACGATACATCTTCCATATATTTGCCTTCATGGTAATGGAACGGGACTTTGTCTCCACAATAAGAGTTTGTAGGTTCCATAGCTGGGAGAGGGGCTCCGGAAGAATAGAGAATTCCTCAATATATAGAGTGACATACCTCAAATGAATCAATTTGGTCACCTTTGCAGGAAATTGACGGAATCTGATGGATATTGACTCTAAAACTCTGAGCAACTCGAAGGCATCTGGAATTGATGGTAGGTATTTGTCTTCCAAGTTTACAGGCTCCTTGTAGAAACATAAGAAGGAACGAACATGAGGACCTTTTGGTTTTTTAGAGAAGAATGTGGGGAGATCGGAATGGAAACAAAGACGGTGGAACTTCTGGACCTCAGAAACAGGAGGTTCAAATACTCCCTTATTTTTCCTTATCTCTTGGAATAACTTCTGCTCCACAGCTATGTTTTTGCAAAATTCACGAATCATATCATGGACACGACATGTTTTTATTTCACCCATTAGGTTTTTATGATCAAGCATGAGTAAGTTCCTACCGACAAGATCACTTAAATTTTGCTCTGCAGCTTCCTCCAAACTTCCTTGTTTAGGCAGTACGAATCCTTCTGCAATCCACATGCGTGTCAGCATCCAAGCTGGGATCACGTGTTCTTCAGGAAACACAGCCATATAGAGAAAGCATTCTCTTAAGTGATCGGGCAATGTTTTGTAGCTCAACTCAACAGCTTCTGATATGCGCTTCTCCTCGTTATTCTGCGCAAACTTGCTCACATTATCAGACACATCATCCCAAAACTTTTTCAGAAGATGGGATACATGTGTTTTGACAAATAAATCTACAAGAATGCCTCCAACCACCACAACTGTCAAAGGCACTCCATGACACTGGGCAGCTATTTTCATTCCAATGTCTACCAACTCCCTGTACTGGTCAGTGTAGCAACCTTCTTCGTTCCCAAATACCTCCAATTGGAGCAGTTCCCAACTTTCCTCCAGTTTGAAGAAACGCAGATTGTGGGGCTCCGTGAAGTGGCCAACTTTAGCACGTTCACCAACAGTTTTCAGACGACTCGTGATCATGACCTTACTCAATTTATTGCTACTAGGCAGTACAGTTTTTATGACTTGCCAGTCCTCAGGGCTCCACACATCATCCATTACCAACAAGAATTTCTCTTTGGACAGGCACACACGAACTGACTGGGCTAACTCCTCATCACTAAGGCCAGACATGTCGTTGCTAGTGAATTTTCTCAGAATGTTGAGAAACACATCCCGACTGTTGAACCTTTGAGAAACATAAACCCAAATGCGTATTGGGAACTCAAAACAGATCTGTTCATTCTCAAAAATCTTCCACGCCAGAGTTGTCTTCCCCAAGCCAGGCATACCGATGATGGAGATGACATCAAGCTTCTCCTTCTCATCCATGAGATAACCTAATAGCGTTGCTTCCTCGTCTTTGAAACCCACCACTTTTTCTCGTCTGATGGACTGATCCTGAGCAAAAGTTAAATTTTGATACGTTAGACATTAGTGCCATGCTGTATAAAACAAGCGCTGTGAGTCAGAAATTTTCTGAATGAACATCTATTGTTTCTCTAATTGATAAAGGGATATTGACCTCTAATCTCACgaaacttttcaaaaatttattttcccACAAACTTTGAATCCTATAGTATCACGAATTTAAATAGTAGTTGTATTTTTACCACCTTACTACATTAAATGAGATGGATAGACTTCTAAAGACTTTGAAATCACATAACTATTAGTATTTTTAAGTGGTAATCATATTTTAtaataacaaatgaaatgtACTGGATTTTTTCGCTGTTGAAAACATTCGAACAACTATTTAAATTAATGATATTATATGCTAAGTTTAAAATTTGTGGGAGAAaacaattttttgaaaaaaatccagaaattagatgtcaatatcccattaggccatccacaataggaatagcccagcaatagcccagccatagcctagccactgccacatcatcagcactaaaaatcctcctgccacatcataaatagcccagccataacctagccacatcataaatagcccagtcacatcaatagccacatcactaataacaattatataaaaatgaaataattaacaatcacacaatatacggaatttaatttacgagacatattcgagaaacattaataatactatccacatcactattaacaaatatatacaaaatgaaataattaacaatcacacaatatacggaatttaatttacgagacatatacgggaaacattaataatactatccacatcactattaacaaatatatacaaaatgaaataattaacaatcacacaatatacggaattaaatttacgccacaaaaacgagaaaattcacaaatattaataaaatttaaaaagtacattaattaaaaaaaattacataattaataagtttgtcccacatcgaaagtggaacataaaacattcaatgatgtctctataaaagagaaacaactaaggatgagtttgtcccacattgaaagtggaacataaaacattcaaggatgtctctataaaagagaaacaaccaagaatgagtttgtcccacatcgaaagtggaatataaaacattcacggatgtctctataaaagagaaacaaccaagaatgagtttgtcccacatcgaaagtggaacataaaacattcaaggatgtctctataaaagagaaacaaccaagaatgagtttgtcccacatcgaaagtggaacataaaacattcaaggatgtctctataaaagagaaacaaccaagaatgagtttgtcccacatcgaaagtggaacataaaacattcacggatgtctctataaaagagaaacaaccaagaatgagtttgtcccacatcgaaagtggaacataaaacattcaaggatgtctctataaaagagaaacaaccaagaatgagtttgtccca is part of the Salvia splendens isolate huo1 chromosome 22, SspV2, whole genome shotgun sequence genome and encodes:
- the LOC121787980 gene encoding putative late blight resistance protein homolog R1B-17 isoform X1; amino-acid sequence: MAETALTFLLGELRDTLKWYNDLLSGSQADFDLLNRELNLMKEFLRDAADRREEKMFKEIEQQIRDVVYEVEDTIDKWLTAAKGKSTVSRFTTKKFSLAKEVKSLRDDRVQPVLNLIRDNFAALASAPPPAPDQHQSRHKKDQSIRREKVVGFKDEEATLLGYLMDEKEKLDVISIIGMPGLGKTTLAWKIFENEQICFEFPIRIWVYVSQRFNSRDVFLNILRKFTSNDMSGLSDEELAQSVRVCLSKEKFLLVMDDVWSPEDWQVIKTVLPSSNKLSKVMITSRLKTVGERAKVGHFTEPHNLRFFKLEESWELLQLEVFGNEEGCYTDQYRELVDIGMKIAAQCHGVPLTVVVVGGILVDLFVKTHVSHLLKKFWDDVSDNVSKFAQNNEEKRISEAVELSYKTLPDHLRECFLYMAVFPEEHVIPAWMLTRMWIAEGFVLPKQGSLEEAAEQNLSDLVGRNLLMLDHKNLMGEIKTCRVHDMIREFCKNIAVEQKLFQEIRKNKGVFEPPVSEVQKFHRLCFHSDLPTFFSKKPKGPHVRSFLCFYKEPVNLEDKYLPSIPDAFELLRVLESISIRFRQFPAKVTKLIHLRYVTLYIEEFSILPEPLSQLWNLQTLIVETKSRSITMKANIWKMYRLRHLKLKAAIVLDPKWNGEGGENLQTLSRLAPESYTTKVSERACNLIELGIRGKLATLFSDMSMENLGFLEKLKLMNDVPTDSEPLPRLPQSSSFPPNLKRLTLSKTFLDWKHMSTLAEIQSLEVLKLKENAFTGTSWNAAASVFENLLVLVIIDADIVLWVVSTDSFPRLSSVVLKNCDKLEHIPVELGQKLKFMEIERIHRSAVESAKRIEEVKREEEERRPKERVQFKLQIGPGCGRGPN
- the LOC121787980 gene encoding putative late blight resistance protein homolog R1A-10 isoform X2 — its product is MDEKEKLDVISIIGMPGLGKTTLAWKIFENEQICFEFPIRIWVYVSQRFNSRDVFLNILRKFTSNDMSGLSDEELAQSVRVCLSKEKFLLVMDDVWSPEDWQVIKTVLPSSNKLSKVMITSRLKTVGERAKVGHFTEPHNLRFFKLEESWELLQLEVFGNEEGCYTDQYRELVDIGMKIAAQCHGVPLTVVVVGGILVDLFVKTHVSHLLKKFWDDVSDNVSKFAQNNEEKRISEAVELSYKTLPDHLRECFLYMAVFPEEHVIPAWMLTRMWIAEGFVLPKQGSLEEAAEQNLSDLVGRNLLMLDHKNLMGEIKTCRVHDMIREFCKNIAVEQKLFQEIRKNKGVFEPPVSEVQKFHRLCFHSDLPTFFSKKPKGPHVRSFLCFYKEPVNLEDKYLPSIPDAFELLRVLESISIRFRQFPAKVTKLIHLRYVTLYIEEFSILPEPLSQLWNLQTLIVETKSRSITMKANIWKMYRLRHLKLKAAIVLDPKWNGEGGENLQTLSRLAPESYTTKVSERACNLIELGIRGKLATLFSDMSMENLGFLEKLKLMNDVPTDSEPLPRLPQSSSFPPNLKRLTLSKTFLDWKHMSTLAEIQSLEVLKLKENAFTGTSWNAAASVFENLLVLVIIDADIVLWVVSTDSFPRLSSVVLKNCDKLEHIPVELGQKLKFMEIERIHRSAVESAKRIEEVKREEEERRPKERVQFKLQIGPGCGRGPN